Proteins co-encoded in one Kribbella qitaiheensis genomic window:
- a CDS encoding nuclear transport factor 2 family protein, with translation MTETTTTALETVLAYHQAWTSHDFDLAMRYIADDIICHTPAGRLDGAAAFRAFMEPFSQTVTSSTLLSAFGDETTALLMYDTVTTPVPHAPGAELLTVQHARITHLKIIFDRLPFTQAPRSRRPKPIAHQGGRLQRPNASPA, from the coding sequence ATGACTGAGACCACCACCACGGCGCTAGAGACCGTGCTCGCCTATCACCAGGCTTGGACCAGCCACGACTTCGACCTGGCCATGCGCTACATCGCCGACGACATCATCTGCCACACGCCAGCCGGCCGCCTCGACGGCGCCGCCGCCTTCCGCGCGTTCATGGAGCCGTTCTCCCAGACCGTCACCAGCTCAACCTTGCTCTCGGCCTTCGGCGACGAAACCACCGCGCTCCTGATGTACGACACCGTCACCACCCCAGTCCCCCACGCCCCCGGCGCCGAACTCCTCACCGTCCAGCACGCCCGCATCACCCACCTCAAAATCATCTTCGACCGCCTCCCCTTCACCCAGGCCCCGCGCAGCCGCCGCCCAAAACCAATAGCCCACCAAGGTGGTCGGCTTCAGCGTCCGAACGCCTCGCCGGCCTGA
- a CDS encoding VOC family protein translates to MFRGFATISFYADDLAAARDWYTELFEQEAYYAFPVAPAAPAYVEFRIGDDGDEIGFIDRKYAPPGASNAAGGAVMHWHVDDLAGTFEKLLSMGAKEYAPITAHGDSDFATAAVIDPFGNVLGIMHNPHYLEIQAAREAK, encoded by the coding sequence ATGTTCCGAGGATTTGCCACCATCAGCTTCTACGCCGACGACCTCGCCGCCGCGCGTGACTGGTACACCGAACTGTTCGAGCAGGAGGCGTACTACGCGTTCCCGGTGGCGCCCGCGGCCCCGGCGTACGTGGAGTTCCGGATCGGCGACGACGGGGACGAGATCGGGTTCATCGACCGGAAGTACGCCCCTCCCGGCGCATCCAACGCCGCCGGCGGCGCGGTGATGCACTGGCACGTGGACGACCTGGCCGGAACCTTCGAGAAGTTGCTGTCGATGGGCGCCAAGGAGTACGCGCCGATCACCGCCCACGGCGACAGCGACTTCGCCACCGCCGCCGTGATCGACCCCTTCGGCAACGTCCTCGGCATCATGCACAACCCCCACTACCTGGAGATTCAGGCAGCCCGCGAGGCCAAGTAG
- a CDS encoding helix-turn-helix domain-containing protein, translating to MAFGSLLREYREHRGWSLGELSRVTHFSRGYLSNVENGRKPATETLARLCDEALRANGALIAASGDELVAKLDRTPWQTAELVQRLQASDATPATLERLHATLVELCCQYSWRDAMELREEAQGWLRHVGELLRRPVGLCAHAELLAAGGWLALLAGCVEYDLGLRAAAESTRTAALQLGAEAGHAEISGWAHEMSAWFALTQGRLLDAIDSAEAGQAVAQQSSVHVQLIAQEAKARARLGQSGLEPLLESGREILDRLPYPDRPDNHFKVDPAKWQYYAMDVHRLAGDDQLARQYATAVIQDNLAPDGTELSPMRIGESRIALAIVAARQGGLEEATTLGLTGLHGTRQSRPSLVMVAGELTHELTTRYPDEPLTHHFTEAARAL from the coding sequence ATGGCGTTCGGGTCGTTGTTGCGGGAGTACCGCGAGCATCGCGGATGGTCCCTGGGCGAGCTCAGCCGGGTGACCCACTTCAGCCGCGGCTACCTGTCAAATGTGGAGAATGGCCGCAAGCCCGCGACCGAGACTCTTGCGCGGCTCTGCGACGAGGCGCTGCGGGCGAACGGCGCACTGATCGCTGCATCCGGCGACGAGCTGGTGGCCAAGCTCGACCGGACGCCCTGGCAGACTGCCGAGCTCGTCCAACGATTGCAGGCATCCGATGCGACTCCGGCAACGTTGGAGCGCCTGCACGCAACGCTAGTCGAGTTGTGTTGCCAGTACTCCTGGCGTGATGCGATGGAGCTCCGCGAGGAGGCACAAGGCTGGCTGCGGCACGTCGGCGAACTGTTGCGACGCCCAGTTGGCCTGTGTGCGCATGCCGAGCTACTGGCCGCGGGTGGCTGGCTTGCGTTGCTTGCGGGCTGTGTCGAGTACGACCTGGGTCTGCGGGCAGCCGCCGAGTCGACCCGTACTGCGGCGCTGCAGCTGGGCGCCGAAGCCGGGCACGCGGAGATCAGTGGTTGGGCTCACGAGATGTCCGCGTGGTTCGCGCTTACCCAAGGTCGGCTCCTTGACGCGATCGATTCGGCCGAAGCGGGCCAGGCTGTCGCCCAGCAATCGAGTGTCCACGTGCAACTCATCGCCCAGGAAGCGAAGGCGCGGGCTCGCCTCGGGCAATCGGGCCTCGAGCCTCTACTGGAATCCGGTCGCGAGATTCTCGATCGCCTGCCGTACCCGGATCGCCCGGACAACCATTTCAAGGTCGACCCGGCCAAATGGCAGTACTACGCGATGGACGTACACCGCCTCGCCGGTGACGACCAGCTCGCGCGCCAGTACGCAACGGCCGTCATCCAGGACAACCTGGCACCCGACGGCACCGAACTCTCCCCGATGCGAATCGGCGAGAGCCGCATCGCGCTCGCCATCGTCGCCGCCCGCCAAGGAGGGCTCGAAGAAGCCACAACTCTAGGCCTCACCGGCCTCCACGGCACTCGCCAGAGCCGCCCCTCCCTCGTCATGGTGGCCGGCGAACTAACCCACGAACTCACAACCCGCTACCCCGACGAACCTCTGACGCATCACTTCACCGAAGCAGCCCGCGCTCTCTGA
- a CDS encoding RNA polymerase subunit sigma-70 codes for MTVLVRAQAGDENAFRELTAPYFRELHLHCYRMLGSVTDADDVMQEILLAAWRGLDGFAGRSSVRTWLYRIATNRCLNAIRDSKRRPPVEPVPPFDPPAPSRRSEVTWLQPYPDEWLHQLADSEPGPETHAVRRENVELAFIAALQRMPPKQAAALLLVDVLGFATTDVADLMDTSPTAIKGALQRARASLRTSQGSKPADAPSRANSRSSEVPDATNRRGSEIPDAAAERQLARRFAEAFVADDIDAITSMLTDDAWLTMPPAPHEYYGPPAIAAFLHASAEARTGSTLQFEEAGANLQPAFHCYFVDQHHVRRYAGRLVLGIRSDHITHITRFLGPAPATRITQFLGPAAEPS; via the coding sequence ATGACGGTGTTGGTGCGGGCGCAGGCGGGGGACGAAAACGCTTTCCGGGAGCTGACCGCGCCGTACTTCCGGGAGCTCCATCTGCATTGCTATCGCATGCTCGGTTCTGTCACGGATGCCGATGACGTGATGCAGGAGATCCTGCTCGCCGCGTGGCGCGGGTTGGACGGGTTCGCTGGGAGGTCGTCCGTACGCACGTGGCTTTACCGGATCGCGACGAATCGCTGCCTGAACGCGATTCGCGACAGCAAGCGGCGGCCGCCCGTCGAGCCTGTTCCACCTTTCGACCCGCCTGCTCCGTCGCGGCGTAGCGAGGTGACCTGGCTGCAGCCGTATCCGGATGAGTGGCTCCACCAACTCGCCGACAGCGAACCCGGGCCCGAGACCCACGCAGTACGGCGGGAGAACGTCGAGCTGGCGTTCATCGCTGCCCTGCAACGGATGCCGCCGAAGCAGGCGGCCGCTCTTCTCCTCGTCGACGTACTCGGATTCGCTACCACCGACGTCGCCGACCTGATGGACACCAGCCCAACCGCGATCAAGGGAGCGCTCCAGCGAGCCCGAGCCTCACTACGCACCAGCCAAGGCTCCAAGCCTGCCGATGCTCCATCACGCGCCAACAGCCGATCCTCAGAGGTCCCCGATGCCACCAACCGCCGAGGCTCGGAGATCCCCGATGCCGCGGCCGAACGCCAACTGGCCAGGCGATTCGCCGAAGCCTTCGTCGCTGACGACATCGATGCCATCACCAGCATGCTCACGGACGACGCCTGGCTGACCATGCCGCCGGCGCCACACGAGTACTACGGCCCTCCGGCGATCGCTGCCTTCTTGCACGCGAGCGCCGAAGCCCGTACCGGTTCGACCCTCCAGTTCGAGGAAGCCGGCGCCAACCTCCAGCCCGCATTCCACTGCTACTTCGTAGACCAGCACCACGTACGCCGGTACGCCGGCCGCCTGGTGCTGGGCATCCGCAGCGACCACATAACCCACATCACCCGCTTCCTCGGCCCAGCACCCGCAACCCGGATCACGCAGTTCCTCGGTCCCGCCGCCGAACCCAGCTAA
- a CDS encoding dihydrofolate reductase family protein, whose protein sequence is MSASVLFMSMSLDGFIAGPNDTPDNPGGDGFMGLHDWLVDSTGEISRPAGSAGELYDLIDASGAVLAGRRTVEQVDHWGGSHHGVPVFVPSHRPPGPSVANYPMVTYVQDGIASAMAQAKAAAGSRDVLVHGAYTAQRALEAGVLDELIISQIPILFGDGRRLFDVLPSSIELDVVGVTDTPEATHLHYRVRR, encoded by the coding sequence ATGTCTGCCTCGGTGCTCTTCATGTCGATGTCGCTCGACGGCTTCATCGCGGGTCCGAACGACACTCCGGACAATCCAGGCGGTGACGGCTTCATGGGGCTCCACGACTGGCTCGTCGACTCGACGGGTGAGATCAGTCGACCCGCTGGGTCGGCCGGCGAGCTGTACGACCTCATCGACGCCAGCGGCGCTGTCCTCGCTGGTCGCCGTACCGTCGAGCAGGTCGACCACTGGGGCGGCAGCCATCACGGCGTACCGGTCTTCGTTCCGAGCCATCGGCCGCCAGGCCCGAGCGTGGCCAACTACCCGATGGTGACCTACGTCCAGGACGGCATTGCCTCAGCGATGGCGCAGGCCAAGGCCGCCGCCGGCTCCCGCGACGTACTGGTCCACGGCGCCTACACGGCTCAACGCGCACTGGAGGCCGGAGTACTGGACGAGCTGATCATCTCCCAGATCCCAATCCTGTTCGGTGACGGTCGCCGCCTGTTCGACGTACTGCCGTCGAGCATCGAGCTGGATGTCGTCGGCGTCACCGACACCCCCGAGGCCACCCACCTCCACTACCGCGTACGACGCTGA
- a CDS encoding YciI family protein, translating to MRVMVLVQTDPKLEDTYFEDPRANSDLEAMGRFNDELLKAGVMLAGEGLAPSREGKRVSFGTDGPSVVDGPFAEAKELIGGYWIWQVESMEEAVEWIKRGPFHEGTLELRRVYEEAEFADGYPQPK from the coding sequence ATGCGAGTCATGGTGCTGGTGCAGACGGACCCGAAGCTCGAGGACACCTACTTCGAGGACCCACGGGCAAATTCCGACCTGGAGGCCATGGGCAGGTTCAACGACGAGCTCCTGAAGGCGGGCGTGATGCTGGCGGGCGAGGGCCTGGCGCCGAGCAGAGAAGGCAAGCGGGTCAGCTTCGGTACGGACGGGCCCAGCGTCGTCGACGGCCCGTTCGCCGAGGCGAAGGAACTCATCGGTGGTTACTGGATCTGGCAGGTCGAGTCGATGGAGGAAGCGGTCGAGTGGATCAAGCGCGGCCCCTTCCACGAAGGCACCCTCGAACTCCGCCGCGTGTATGAGGAAGCCGAGTTCGCCGACGGCTACCCGCAGCCCAAGTAG